In the genome of Vicia villosa cultivar HV-30 ecotype Madison, WI linkage group LG7, Vvil1.0, whole genome shotgun sequence, one region contains:
- the LOC131620977 gene encoding ATP-dependent RNA helicase HAS1-like isoform X2: MASAQVLPNNSASSRKQEHLEADKRRIQSGSIPPLLSGKDVLGAARTGSGKTLAFLIPAVELLYKLKFNPRSGAGVVVICPTRELAIQCLIVDEADRLLEANFEDELKQIIKLLPKVDMIVVTDGSRILGLGDLGVQVIGIAIGKLDLYVAAAGMNPQRGAFIDLWKYC, encoded by the exons ATGGCGTCGGCTCAGGTGCTACCGAACAACTCTGCTTCGTCTCGGAAGCAAGAGCATTTGGAAGCTGACAAGCGTCGG ATTCAATCAGGATCGATTCCGCCTCTTTTGAGTGGAAAAGATGTTCTTGGTGCTGCAAGGACTGGTTCTGGTAAAACCCTTGCTTTTTTAATTCCTGCTGTAGAGCTTTTGTATAAACTTAAGTTTAATCCTCGAAGTGGAGCTGGTGTTGTTGTCATATGTCCCACTAGAGAGCTTGCTATTCAG TGCCTCATTGTTGATGAAGCTGACAGGCTATTGGAAGCAAACTTTGAGGATGAATTGAAGCAGATTATCAAGCTCCTCCCAAAG GTCGATATGATTGTAGTTACCGATGGGAGCAGAATTCTGGGACTTGGAGATCTTGGTGTTCAAGTAATTGGCATTGCAATTGGGAAGCTTGATctatatgttgctgctgctggcaTGAATCCTCAAAGG GGTGCTTTTATAGATCTCTGGAAATATTGTTAA
- the LOC131619491 gene encoding protein NLP1-like — MSLLMMGAITNLLVIGILDNALLRPGRFDRQITIDVPNIKGRDKIFQIYLKTIKLDHEPSYYSQRLAALTPGFAGADIANVCNEAALIAARTDEAQVTMDHFEAAIDRVIGGLEKKNKLLGEGCWIEASENNMIAMQQTASTQQQHYMANNIPIGMGEGDHVNHHQVDQESGFVVGKRWWIGPRASQGPSTLVKERLVVAVGYLKEYTKNSFNNVLIHIWVPVLRRRSAIQYLQQDSSSSVPISVNPNMNVHVRFFRSHEYPRHQQQKQQYGSLLAFPVFERGSGTCLGVIEFVIANQNLINYRPQLDHLSNAPEAVDFRSSHNMNIPPAVKVFEELYEAAVNEIVEVLASVCKTHNLPLALTWAPCIQQGGGKGTTSGGGCSVSITFPTDQMNNNNHMMMSCISTVDSACYVGDMEMLRFQDQMQMVEEDKDIEMLPKQK; from the exons ATGTCCTTGCTCATGATGGGGGCTATCACCAACTTGTTAGTCATTGGTATATTAGACAACGCCCTACTTAGGCCTGGGCGTTTTGACCGCCAGATAACAATTGATGTACCCAACATTAAAGGCCGTGACAAGATTTTTCAGATTTACTTGAAAACAATCAAACTTGACCATGAGCCCTCATATTATTCTCAAAGGCTTGCAGCCCTTACTCCAGGTTTTGCTGGAGCAGATATTGCTAATGTTTGCAATGAAGCTGCCCTGATTGCTGCAAGAACCGATGAAGCACAAGTCACAATGGATCATTTCGAGGCAGCTATTGATAGGGTCATTGGTGGTTTGGAGAAGAAGAACAAG CTCTTAGGAGAAGGTTGCTGGATTGAAGCTAGTGAGAATAATATGATAGCTATGCAGCAAACTGCGTCGACGCAGCAACAACACTACATGGCCAATAATATTCCCATTGGAATGGGAGAAGGTGACCATGTTAATCATCATCAAGTTGATCAGGAAAGTGGTTTTGTTGTTGGGAAGAGATGGTGGATCGGGCCGAGGGCGAGTCAAGGTCCATCGACTTTGGTGAAAGAGAGATTAGTAGTTGCTGTTGGTTACTTAAAAGAGTACACAAAGAACTCTTTCAACAACGTACTTATTCACATATGGGTGCCTGTTCTAAGGAGGAGATCAGCAATTCAATATCTGCAGCAGGATTCCAGTTCATCTGTTCCGATTTCTGTGAATCCAAACATGAATGTTCATGTTCGATTCTTTAGAAGCCACGAGTATCCGCGACATCAGCAACAGAAGCAACAATATGGTTCTCTTTTAGCATTTCCTGTGTTCGAAAGAGGAAGTGGAACATGTCTAGGTGTCATTGAGTTTGTTATCGCCAATCAAAACCTCATCAATTATCGTCCACAACTCGATCATCTCTCCAATGCTCCCGAG GCTGTTGATTTTAGAAGTAGCCACAACATGAATATTCCACCAGCAGTAAAG GTTTTTGAGGAGTTGTACGAAGCGGCGGTGAATGAGATCGTAGAGGTGTTGGCGTCTGTATGCAAGACTCACAATTTGCCACTAGCGCTAACATGGGCTCCTTGCATACAACAAGGAGGAGGAAAAGGTACTACCAGTGGTGGTGGATGCAGTGTTTCGATTACATTTCCAACGGATCAGATGAACAATAATAATCATATGATGATGAGTTGCATATCGACTGTTGATTCAGCTTGTTATGTTGGTGACATGGAGATGTTAAGATTTCAAGATCAAATGCAAATGGTTGAAGAGGATAAAGACATAGAAATGttgccaaaacaaaaataa
- the LOC131620977 gene encoding ATP-dependent RNA helicase HAS1-like isoform X1: MASAQVLPNNSASSRKQEHLEADKRRIQSGSIPPLLSGKDVLGAARTGSGKTLAFLIPAVELLYKLKFNPRSGAGVVVICPTRELAIQCLIVDEADRLLEANFEDELKQIIKLLPKVDMIVVTDGSRILGLGDLGVQVIGIAIGKLDLYVAAAGMNPQRVRGCLMFHCWSFKTVYDFLMI; this comes from the exons ATGGCGTCGGCTCAGGTGCTACCGAACAACTCTGCTTCGTCTCGGAAGCAAGAGCATTTGGAAGCTGACAAGCGTCGG ATTCAATCAGGATCGATTCCGCCTCTTTTGAGTGGAAAAGATGTTCTTGGTGCTGCAAGGACTGGTTCTGGTAAAACCCTTGCTTTTTTAATTCCTGCTGTAGAGCTTTTGTATAAACTTAAGTTTAATCCTCGAAGTGGAGCTGGTGTTGTTGTCATATGTCCCACTAGAGAGCTTGCTATTCAG TGCCTCATTGTTGATGAAGCTGACAGGCTATTGGAAGCAAACTTTGAGGATGAATTGAAGCAGATTATCAAGCTCCTCCCAAAG GTCGATATGATTGTAGTTACCGATGGGAGCAGAATTCTGGGACTTGGAGATCTTGGTGTTCAAGTAATTGGCATTGCAATTGGGAAGCTTGATctatatgttgctgctgctggcaTGAATCCTCAAAGGGTACGTGGTTGCTTAATGTTTCATTGTTGGTCCTTTAAAACTGTTTATGATTTTCTTATGATTTAG